The nucleotide window GCATGCCGCGGTGAATACGTTCCCGGGCCTTGTACACACCGCCCGTCACACCATGAGAGTTTGTAACACCCAAAGCCGGTGAGATAACCTTCGGGAGTCAGCCGTCTAAGGTGGGACAGATGATTAGGGTGAAGTCGTAACAAGGTAGCCGTAGGAGAACCTGCGGCTGGATCACCTCCTTTCTAAGGAATATACGGAGGCTACACATACTTTGGCGAAACAATGTTCAGTTTTGAGAGGCTTACCTCTCAACTAAATGATTTTGGGCGTATAGCTCAGCTGGTTTAGAGCGCACGCCTGATAAGCGTGAGGTCGATGGTTCGAGTCCATTTATGCCCATTGACCGCGAGGTCATCATTTTGGGGAATTAGCTCAGATGGGAGAGCACCTGCTTTGCAAGCAGGGGGTCAGCGGTTCGATCCCGCTATTCTCCATTGATGCGTAAGCATCAAGGAATTTGTTCTTTGAAAACTAGATATTATCAATTATTTTCTTATTAATTATTTTTATTAAAGATAATTAAACCGAGAACACCGCGTAATTTTGAGTTCTTTTAATTAGTTTATATCGCTAATACTCAATTAATCAGCGATTACGAAGTAATCGTTAGGTTAAGTTATGAAGGGCGCATGGTGGATGCCTTGGTACTAGGAGCCGATGAAGGACGGGACTAACACCGATATGCTTCGGGGAGCTGTACGTAAGCTTTGATCCGGAGATTTCCGAATGGGGAAACCCAGTAGTTTTAACCAACTATTACAACTTAGGGAATACATACTTAAGTTGAGGCAGACGTGGGGAACTGAAACATCTAAGTACCCACAGGAAGAGAAAGAAAAATCGATTCCCTAAGTAGCGGCGAGCGAACGGGGAACAGCCCAAACCAACGAGCTTGCTCGTTGGGGTTGTAGGACTGAACATTTGAGTTACCAAAGTCAATGATAATCGAAGTGTCTGGGAAGGCACGGCATAGAGGGTGATACCCCCGTAGATGAAATCGTTGACCCTCAGTTCAGGATCCTGAGTACGGCCACACACGTGAAACGTGGTCGGAATCCGGGAGGACCATCTCCCAAGGCTAAATACTCCCTAGTGACCGATAGTGAACCAGTACCGTGAGGGAAAGGTGAAAAGCACCGCGGAAGCGGAGTGAAATAGTTCCTGAAACCATGTGCCTACAATTAGTTAGAGCCCGTTAATGGGTGATAGCGTGCCTTTTGTAGAATGAACCGGCGAGTTACGTTAATTTGCAAGGTTAAGATGTAAAGATCGGAGCCGTAGCGAAAGTGAGTCTGAAATGGGCGTTGCAGTAAGTTGACGTAGACCCGAAACCAGGTGACCTATCCATGTCCAGGTTGAAGGTGCGGTAAAGCGCACTGGAGGACCGAACCCGTGTATGTTGAAAAATGCTGGGATGAGGTGTGGATAGCGGTGAAATTCCAAACGAACTTGGAGATAGCTGGTTCTCTCCGAAATAGCTTTAGGGTTAGCCTCGGAGTTAAGAATCGTGGAGGTAGAGCCACTGTTTGGACTAGGGGCCCGTCATGGGTTACTGAATTCAGATAAACTCCGAATGCCACTGATTTATATCCGGGAGTCAGACGATGAGTGATAAGATCCACCGTCGAAAGGGGAACAGCCCAGACCATCAATTAAGGTCCCTAAATACATGCTGAGTGGAAAAGGATGTGGAGTTGCACAGACAGCTAGGATGTTGGCTCAGAAGCAGCCACCATTTAAAGAGTGCGTAATAGCTCACTAGCCGAGTGATCCTGCGCCGAAAATTTACCGGGGCTAAGCATGTTACCGAAATTATGGATGCGACCAATAGGTCGCGTGATAGGAGAGCGTTCTAAGGGCAACGAAGCTAGACCGCAAGGACTAGTGGAGCGCTTAGAAGTGAGAATGCCGGTATGAGTAGCGAAAGATCAGTGAGAATCTGATCCACCGAATGACTAAGGTTTCCTGGGGAAGGCTCGTCCTCCCAGGGTTAGTCGGGACCTAAGCCGAGGCTGAGAAGCGTAGGCGATGGATAACAGGTTGATATTCCTGTACTAGTTAATCATGTTTGAACGATGGAGGGACGCAGTAGGCTACGGTATGCGCACGATTGGAAATGTGCGTTCAAGCGTCAAGTCTGGTGATGAGTCAAATGCTTATCGCTAAGGACAAGGCGTGACGAGGACCGAATTTTAGTAGGGAAGTGCCAGATGTCACACTGCCGAGAAAAGCTTCTAGTTAGTGATTAATTACCCGTACCGCAAACCGACACAGGTAGTCGAGGAGAGTATCCTAAGGTGAGCGAGTGAACTCTCGTTAAGGAACTCGGCAAAATGACCCCGTAACTTCGGGAGAAGGGGTGCTGCACGCAAGTGCAGCCGCAGTGAAAAGGCCCAGGCGACTGTTTATCAAAAACACAGGTTTCTGCAAAATCGTAAGATGACGTATAGGGGCTGACGCCTGCCCGGTGCTGGAAGGTTAAGTGGATGAGTTAGCTTCGGCGAAGCCCAGAAATGAAGCCCCAGTAAACGGCGGCCGTAACTATAACGGTCCTAAGGTAGCGAAATTCCTTGTCGGGTAAGTTCCGACCCGCACGAAAGGCGTAACGATCTGGGCACTGTCTCAACGAGAGACTCGGTGAAATTATATTACCTGTGAAGATGCAGGTTACCCGCGACAGGACGGAAAGACCCCATGGAGCTTTACTGTAGCTTGATATTGGGTGTTGACACAGCTTGTACAGGATAGGTCGGAGCCGTAGAACTCGGAACGCTAGTTTCGAGTGAGGCGCTGGTGGGATACGACCCTCGCTGTGTGAACACTCTAACCCGCACCACTAATCGTGGTGGGAGACAGTGTCAGGTAGGCAGTTTGACTGGGGCGGTCGCCTCCTAAAAAGTAACGGAGGCGCCCAAAGGTTCTCTCAGAATGGTTGGAAATCATTCGCTGAGTGTAAAGGCAGAAGAGAGCTTGACTGCGAGACAGACAGGTCGAGCAGGGACGAAAGTCGGGCTTAGTGATCCGGTGGTACCGTATGGAAGGGCCATCGCTCAACGGATAAAAGCTACCCTGGGGATAACAGGCTTATCTCCCCCAAGAGTCCACATCGACGGGGAGGTTTGGCACCTCGATGTCGGCTCATCGCATCCTGGGGCTGTAGTCGGTCCCAAGGGTTGGGCTGTTCGCCCATTAAAGCGGTACGCGAGCTGGGTTCAGAACGTCGTGAGACAGTTCGGTCCCTATCCGTCGCGGGCGTAGGAAATTTGAGAGGAGCTGTCCTTAGTACGAGAGGACCGGGATGGACATACCTCTGGTGTACCAGTTGTGCCGCCAGGCGCATCGCTGGGTAGCTATGTATGGATGAGATAAACGCTGAAAGCATCTAAGTGTGAAACTCGCCTCAAGATGAGATTTCCCATTCCTATATGGAAGTAAGACCCCTGAGAGATGATCAGGTAGATAGGCTGGAAGTAGCAGCGCTGTGAGGCGTGGAGCGGACCAGTACTAATCGGTCGAGGACTTAACCAAGTAGAGTTGGTGTTCTCAAAGGAAATAATTGAATAATATCTAGTTTTGAGAGAAGAAGTTCTTTCATAGTGTAGTGGCGATAGCCTGAAGGATACACCCGTTCCCATGCCGAACACGGAAGTTAAGCTTCAGCACGCTGATAGTAGTTGGGGGATCGCCCCCTGCGAGGATAGGACGTCGCTACGCGAATTATTCCGGCATAGCTCAGTTGGTAGAGCACCTGACTGTTAATCAGGTTGTCGACGGTTCGAGCCCGCCTGCCGGAGCTTTATAATGGAGAGTTGTCCGAGTGGCTGAAGGAGCAGCATTGGAAATGCTGTAAACGGGTACTAACCTGTTTCGAGGGTTCGAATCCCTCACTCTCCGTTTAATGAGTATGACCCGTTGGTCAAGTGGTTTAAGACACCGCCCTTTCACGGCGGTAACATGGGTTCGAATCCCGTACGGGTCATTTTGGAGGATTAGCTCAGTTGGGAGAGCGTCTGCCTTACAAGCAGAGGGTCACAGGTTCGAGCCCTGTATCCTCCATCGTAACATAGCAAATTCATATTATGGTTCGTTGGTCTAGTTGGTTAGGACGCCTCCCTGTCACGGAGGAGATCACGAGTTCGAGTCTCGTACGGACCGTTGTTATGTTATTAACAATTTAATACACAACAAACATATTACATGATGGTATGGCTCGGTAGCTCAGTCGGTAGAGCAATGGATTGAAGCTCCATGTGTCGGCGGTTCGATTCCGTCCCGCGCCATTTATGGTGGGGTAGCGAAGTCTGGCTAAACGCGGCGGACTGTAAATCCGCTCCTTCGGGTTCGGTGGTTCGAATCCACTCCCCACCATCATTATAGGGATATAGTTCAATGGTAGAACAACGGTCTCCAAAACCGTCGATGTGGGTTCAACTCCTACTATCCCTGTTTGTAATGTGATGGCGGTATTGGTGAAGGGGTTAACACACCGGATTGTGGTTCCGGCACGCGTGGGTTCGATTCCCACATACCGCCCTAGATTGGGGCATCTTAGAGAAACAGTTGGTCCAGTCAGATTGGATAGACGATTATGGTGGTATAGCCAAGTGGTAAGGCAGAGGTCTGCAAAACCTTCATCGTCGGTTCGAATCCGATTACCACCTTTGACTGGGTGTATCCAATCAGAATTTTTTTGCCGGAGTGGCGGAACTGGCAGACGCGCTGGACTCAAAATCCAGTGTCCGTTGAGGACGTGTGGGTTCGAACCCCACCTCCGGTATAACTATAATTCATAAACCACTTTCAAAAGAGCAGGAACGTTGATATAACAGCGTTCCTGCTCTTTTTTATATCTAAAAAAATATATTCGCATATGGTTTTGCAAAAGTGCGCACCCAAGGTGCACCCATTCAGGAGTGAGAATCACCCATTTGGGTGCACCCATCACTCGGCCTTGACTTTGAAGTCGGACCAGTCGGCCTTCTTCCCCAGGTCAGTGAAGATCTCACGGGTGCGGACGGTCTCTTCCTGCTCCAGTTCCTTGATGATATGGAGATAAGTCTTCGTTGTTGTGGCGATGTCCTGGTGACCAAGTCGGTGGCTGATATAGGCAATCGACATCTTCTGATACAGCAGAATGGACGCGTGAGTGTGCCGGAGCCCGTGGAACCGCAGGTATATGTTGATGTCGGCGTCCTTCATCAGTTCGTGTAACCGGTCGTTGAGGGCCTTAGAAGAGGGGACACGGTTGTAGCGCGACAGAAAAACCAGGCTGTGTGGATTGGTCTTGTCGTTAACTTTCAAGTAGCGTTTTTGCTCATACTGCAGTTTGGTCAAGATGTTCACCAGGTTGCGGTCAATCGAGATGGTCCGGACGGATGCCGGGTTCTTGGTGGGGCCAAAGTCACGCTTCGTCCAGTTCCAGGTCTTCGTGATCTTGATGAAGCCACCCTTGCTATCGATGTCGTCCCAGGTAAGTCCCGCGATTTCTTGCTGGCGCATGCCGGTGAGTAGGGCAGTCAGAACCATATAGGGGACAACGTCAATGCCTTCCAAGTGGTTCAGCGTGTAGTTGTACAGCTTGGCTGCATCGTCATATGAGAGCCATTTGATCTCACGGGTCCGGCTGCTGTCGTAGACGACGTGAGTGTTTTGCGTGAAATCCCGGCTGATGACCGAATCGTTGACTGCATTGCGGACAGCGGCCCGGATGTGTGTGTTGATTTTGTCAGCGGTCGCCTTAGCGTGGGGCTTCGCGTCCTTGCCGTTTCCGTTCCCGAACCAGTTGAGAAATTCCTGGTAGTCGGCCGTTTTGATCTTACGGAAGAGGTTGTCGCCGAAATACTCATCAATGACGTTGATGGTATACTGGTACCGGGCAATTGTGGTATCTGACAGACCAGGTTCCCGGAAGATGTGGAACCACTTCTGAAAGTAGTCGCTAAAAGAGATGTTCTTGTCGTCGACGTCGGATCCGTTCTTGTAAGTGTCTTCCATCACCCGGGCGGCCACTTCGGCTTCCTTCTTAGTGCGAAATCCTTCCTGTGAGCGTGACGTCCGCTTGCCGTGAATGTCTTTGAAGTAGACCTTGGCCTTCCAGCTGTCACCGCGTTTGAATATTTGTGCCATGATAATTCCTCCATTTAGAACGTATGTTCTTTGAACACGTTAAAGAAAAGACCAATTAAGGGCTAAGTTTAAATTATTCGCCATCATACTTAAATGATCCCATCAGGGAAGTATGTGCAATCTTGTTACCAGCACTGTCTTGAATAGTAATGTACATTTCAGTCGAGCCAGCGTCGTCAGGAAATGGCGTGTAATTGTCTCTTAAGTTGCCAATTGAATTCCAAGCGGTCTTCACTACAGTTTTCAGCTCATTGCTTGAGTATCCGAGAGCGTCATCGGATAACGTGACCATTGTTTCACCGCTATCTTTATCAACGTAAGCGTCTGTGATAGCGCCTTTTGTTTTTTTCGGAACAGATTTAAGTGCCTTTTTGTAGTCTGCTAGGTTTTCTTTTTCATTTTTAGCCTTGGCTTTATTGACCTGGGCTTTTTCCTTTTTAGATGATTCTCGCTTTGAACTAGCTTTCGATGATGAAGCCTTTTCAGTTTTAGTTATGTGGTGTGATGTTGCTGCTTTTGTAGCCGTATGGTGAAAGGCCATCGGAAAGCCCACAAAAAGCATAATTAATGCCGCAATTACAAATGTGCTTGTCTTGGTTTTTTCTTTTCCCTCCTTATTTTCACTATAGGCACCGTATGCCCATAAGCAGATTACTATAATTAATATCCAACCAATTATTCTCATAAGTGATCCTCCTAAAAATATGTACAGCTTTTAACGTCGTCGGGTGTGGACAATAGGATAATTGAATAGACACTTGATAAGGCTTTAAAATCTATTTCTGAAAGGGTGAGCCTCAGGAGAATCTTGTGGATTAGCATGTTTCCAATGTCCACCAAATTTTTTACCAATAGGCGCATTTTCTTTAAGGCAGGTGAAGCGTTCGCCCTGTTCATTTTCAATAATAAAAATGCGGTTGAACTCATTCCGAGTCTCTACAATTTTGCAGTTCTCATGTTTAACATTGAAGACATCAACGAAATCCATATTAAGGCCTCCCATATCAGTTGGACATAAATTATACCCATACGAATTGGACGAAAATAATAGACCAGTGATAATAATTGTCGACATTGACTACAACATTTTTTGAAATTATGCTTATTCCTGAAATCTAATCGAAGGGAGTTACCAGGCAGAAGCTACGTCTTAGGCATATAACAATCCAGTTACACAAATTTATCATGAAAAGGATGTGCATCAGGAGAGTCACTAGGCTTGGCATGTTTCCAATGATCGTGAATTT belongs to Levilactobacillus yonginensis and includes:
- a CDS encoding tyrosine-type recombinase/integrase translates to MAQIFKRGDSWKAKVYFKDIHGKRTSRSQEGFRTKKEAEVAARVMEDTYKNGSDVDDKNISFSDYFQKWFHIFREPGLSDTTIARYQYTINVIDEYFGDNLFRKIKTADYQEFLNWFGNGNGKDAKPHAKATADKINTHIRAAVRNAVNDSVISRDFTQNTHVVYDSSRTREIKWLSYDDAAKLYNYTLNHLEGIDVVPYMVLTALLTGMRQQEIAGLTWDDIDSKGGFIKITKTWNWTKRDFGPTKNPASVRTISIDRNLVNILTKLQYEQKRYLKVNDKTNPHSLVFLSRYNRVPSSKALNDRLHELMKDADINIYLRFHGLRHTHASILLYQKMSIAYISHRLGHQDIATTTKTYLHIIKELEQEETVRTREIFTDLGKKADWSDFKVKAE